One window of the Pempheris klunzingeri isolate RE-2024b chromosome 10, fPemKlu1.hap1, whole genome shotgun sequence genome contains the following:
- the obsl1b gene encoding obscurin-like protein 1 isoform X1, translating to MDVFGGAPRFLAYPRPVVVQSGTDAVLKCQIGGDPRPAVIWERNNEKIDPQGRYRVFEDGNVYNLIISAVTTEDSGQYICKAKNSIGETYAAATLKVEGEAQEMELREENKPRFLIKPLSTRVGRGEDAVFSCKLWGNPRPEVVWEKDGRKLNEIFESTHFSVGYQDGGWFQLKIFKTRAPDGGVYTCKARNEFGEALAGAVLLVDAGPGHEEEGNRNGYTNGHWKANQGKQRSGRQVPNRLKDDTLTKSTKVKMFAVTEGKHAKFRCFVTGKPKPEIIWRKDGRLILSGRRYLLYEDREGYFTLKVLYCKQKDNGVYVCAASNTAGQTLSAVHLSVKDPPVRFKQPLIDLEVWERDLAVLECEVPEDSVPITWYLEDRRLQPGAKYGMEEWGTKRRLTIRDIGVDDDGIYLCEMPDGGRSIAEVAVKGTILRKLPRKVDVLEGENAAFCVEVEKEEMDIHWYKDGGELRETHQTILKSFGRTHILVFVNTMPQDSGLVTFLVGRSKTSSQLRVKAARHCPPSCPVGVQINTERANAALLSWVPAQDSRKNPPSGYVLERQEVGTGSQEWLQCLTTDSATSVEILGDSVPCEADYRFRICSVNKYGKSNNVEFPRAVHLVPVARIQAPLQDALVPEGQDALFSIELSASVIGTWFLNGTQLQEDEHYSMRRSRTHQSLRIRGVCDTDNGADITFIAYGIRDSAALYIQAPLVKFSSLSEMDRNKFVEIGNPIVLYCELSDPAAPVHWYKNGVELQTMEGLQIQSEGTMRRIVIQSAEFSHSGVYCCDAIDDVIRFNVEVEAPPVRFSAIPDAERNKTIQRGCPIVLQCELSDPSAQVHWYKDGSKLHPQSGVDILTDDLARKLIVHSAEFFHSGLYCCKTKGGTITFSVDIKAPPVKITTLCEAERNKSVEVGEPLVLQCEISDPNAQVTWYKDGIKLREAAEQDMLAEGSIRTLAFQSAMPSHAGIYSCKTTDDAMQFHVDVKAPLLKFSALSESDQKKTITAGSPIALQCELSDPTGQVSWYKDGTKLLPHNGVDIQSEGNLRSLVVPSAERAHTGVYRCESKDDDIQFAVEVKALPVKFPVHQETDRNQSVQEGSPIVLSCELDSCDSSAHVVWYKDGTKLQPQDNMEIQSDGLRRTLLIHSAESIHGGTYECSTSDDTITFKVDVKAPPVMFADISEEDLFKSAVEQEQLVLLCEVSRADGVVQWYKDGTEMQPSNNVTMQAEGTNRSLTIHSAQLSDTGTYTCRAGDNVLMFKVNIREPPVMIIHPKEDVHLDRHVPEEIILSCELSRPSGVVSWYKDGQKLQESENIKLKIEGPYRRLKILTSGVEDSGEYVCDTADNSIFFHLNITEPPVRIVSPSQSQMELCQQTSERMVLSCEISRPNAVVRWYRDGLEVEENDNLILEVDGVYRRLIIPETTVKDSAEYVCDTADDSMTFFVNIAEPPVRFIRSRKVASKVEKVAGQTLVLDCEVSRSNAEVTWKKNGEEVEDSRNITILEDGVIRQLTVHSLTMEDAGQYVCDAKDDVMDFHVKVQELPVRILGKTDAKTEKQFLVSDDIILVCELSRSNASVSWYKDNQLIDDTERYCSEEQGVFRSLVVLNAGLEDSGEYTCDAVDDKMVFYITVKEPPVQIIGNSGHPEHHILVAGDDLILECEVSRPNSSVQWLRNGEILKPDTRINIDSYDVVRKLVLSGLQPSDSGKYICDAIDDKLITIVEVQEPPVKFVNKQANSNISSCENESVTLCAIVSRERANVRWLKDGQLLNKDNIHISSEGNTHKLTINPLQLSDSGEYVCDVNTDEMYFSLLVKEMMAKFSRPLENIVSQKGSSLTLRCEINKPKGDVQWLKDGKEISPSRRHTIRAQGRERSFTIHQVVDDDAGEYTCESTDDRTSATVTVETPRVVEFIAELRNITVCEGEDAVFKCVVSPEDTQFVWRLNGKLVALNERTVISSNGLCHMLCIHNCMVSDSGRVTADAEGLVSEAEFQVQEQQVLFTKKMTPVVAEEFSEASLEVEVGLDSGEVQWMRQGLLIHPGAKYTLKHKGRKHGLTIHKVAMSDRGTYSCETLHDRTQAQLTVEPRKITIKRGLADIKTTERETASFEVELSHPNVPGTWMRNGIQLKPTNHFRISAKGQVHSLTLSNLSVEETGTFMFCVENLKTSARLIVKEPPVNIFRKLEDQKFPDGAVISLECELSRHNVDVKWMKDGAELKPGKDMRIYAMGRKRFLQIMKCHVSDSGVYSCDAGDAITSCTVEVYERELLILQGLEDLDIQEDENAVFVCEISVADAPGEWYKNGERIHPTSTIKIRQEGTKHFLLMCNLRAEDSGEIKFVARHVESVAYVEVEELPVNIVKPLQDKTALEKSRVILDCTVSNPRCSIRWYKGCNVILPSERFEICSEGCYRKLIIQQVVLEDEGTYSVQVGEYTCSAKLTVEAQSLLMVRELKDVEVMAPDEACFECEVSVPVLKAPVWTLNGEPLQPSSRVRLEKMGTVHRLTLRQTCPDMNGAVEFTSGKAKSRAQLRVLSDP from the exons ATGGATGTGTTTGGTGGTGCACCACGTTTCTTGGCCTATCCAAGACCTGTGGTGGTACAAAGTGGAACTGATGCAGTCCTTAAGTGTCAAATTGGTGGTGACCCTAGGCCTGCAGTTATCTGGGAGCGAAACAATGAGAAGATTGACCCACAAGGACGATACAGGGTCTTTGAGGATGGAAATGTTTACAATCTcatcatttcagctgtgaccACAGAGGATAGTGGCCAATACATATGCAAAGCAAAGAACAGCATTGGGGAAACATatgcagcagccacactgaaGGTGGAAGGTGAGGCACAAGAGATGGAGTTACGAGAGGAAAATAAGCCACGATTCCTTATAAAGCCCCTGTCCACTCGCGTCGGCCGTGGGGAAGATGCTGTCTTCTCTTGTAAGCTCTGGGGAAACCCACGACCAGAGGTTGTCTGGGAAAAGGATGGCAGGAAACTCAATGAAATATTTGAGAGCACACATTTCAGCGTGGGCTACCAGGACGGTGGATGGTTCCAGCTTAAGATCTTTAAGACTCGTGCACCAGATGGTGGTGTTTATACATGCAAAGCCAGGAATGAGTTCGGGGAAGCGTTGGCAGGAGCTGTGTTGCTCGTTGATGCAGGCCCAGGACATGAGGAAGAAGGAAATCGTAATGGCTACACAAATGGCCACTGGAAAGCCAATCAGGGAAAACAGAGGAGTGGTAGGCAAGTGCCAAACCGGCTTAAAGATGACACCTTGACCAAGTCAActaaagtgaaaatgtttgcaGTGACAGAGGGTAAACATGCCAAATTCCGGTGTTTTGTGACTGGTAAACCCAAACCAGAAATAATTTGGAGGAAAGACGGGAGGCTGATACTGTCTGGAAGGCGTTATTTGTTATATGAAGACAGAGAAGGATACTTCACACTTAAAGTTCTTTACTGTAAGCAGAAGGATAATGGAGTTTACGTGTGTGCTGCATCGAATACTGCAGGGCAGACGCTCAGTGCCGTGCACCTCTCCGTAAAGG ATCCGCCTGTTCGGTTCAAGCAGCCTCTCATTGATCTAGAAGTATGGGAACGAGATTTGGCTGTTCTGGAGTGTGAAGTTCCAGAGGACTCTGTTCCCATCACGTGGTATCTGGAGGATAGACGACTGCAGCCAGGGGCCAAATATGGAATGGAGGAGTGGGGAACAAAACGGCGACTAACTATCCGAGACATCGGAGTTGATGACGATGGGATTTACCTCTGTGAGATGCCCGATGGGGGAAGAAGCATTGCAGAGGTAGCCGTGAAAG GGACAATTTTGCGGAAACTTCCAAGAAAAGTGGATGTTTTGGAAGGAGAAAATGCAGCCTTTTGTGTTgaagtggaaaaagaagaaatggacATACATTGGTATAAAGATGGCGGAGAGCTGCGTGAAACACATCAGACCATCCTTAAGTCCTTTGGTCGAACTCACATCCTGGTTTTCGTCAATACAATGCCCCAAGACTCTGGCCTTGTGACTTTCCTTGTTGGTAGATCCAAGACTTCCTCTCAGCTAAGAGTGAAAG CGGCCAGACATTGTCCTCCCAGTTGTCCCGTGGGTGTGCAGATCAACACAGAGCGTGCTAATGCTGCTCTTCTCTCATGGGTTCCTGCACAGGACTCACGAAAGAATCCTCCATCTGGATATGTTCTTGAGCGACAGGAAGTAGGCACCGGCTCACAGGAATGGCTACAATGCCTGACCACAGACTCCGCAACCTCTGTGGAGATACTTGGTGACAGCGTACCTTGTGAAGCGGATTATCGATTTCGTATTTGCAGTGTAAACAAATATGGAAAGAGCAACAATGTGGAGTTCCCAAGAGCTGTTCACTTGG ttCCAGTAGCCAGAATACAAGCTCCCTTACAGGATGCCTTGGTGCCAGAGGGACAAGATGCCCTCTTCTCAATTGAGCTCTCTGCTTCTGTTATCGGTACATGGTTCTTAAATGGTACTCAGCTTCAGGAGGATGAACATTATTCCATGCGTCGGTCACGAACACACCAATCTCTTCGTATTCGAGGAGTATGTGATACAGACAATGGAGCTGATATCACATTTATTGCCTATGGCATCCGGGACTCTGCAGCACTGTACATTCAAG CTCCTCTTGTGAAGTTTTCATCACTGTCAGAAATGGATCGAAACAAATTTGTAGAAATTGGGAACCCCATTGTGCTCTACTGTGAGCTGTCAGACCCTGCAGCTCCAGTGCACTGGTACAAGAATGGGGTGGAATTACAAACAATGGAGGGTCTTCAAATCCAATCAGAGGGCACCATGAGAAGAATTGTCATCCAATCAGCAGAGTTCTCACATTCAGGAGTGTATTGCTGTGATGCCATTGATGACGTCATCAGGTTCAATGTGGAAGTAGAGG CCCCACCTGTGAGGTTTTCAGCAATTCCAGATGCTGAGAGGAACAAAACCATCCAAAGAGGCTGCCCCATTGTTTTACAATGTGAGCTCTCAGATCCTTCTGCCCAGGTGCACTGGTACAAAGATGGGTCAAAGCTCCATCCTCAGTCTGGAGTAGATATTCTAACAGACGACTTGGCGAGAAAACTGATTGTCCATTCAGCAGAATTTTTCCACTCTGGGTTATACTGCTGCAAGACAAAGGGTGGCACCATCACGTTCAGTGTGGACATCAAAg CTCCGCCTGTGAAAATTACAACACTttgtgaggcagagaggaacaAGTCTGTTGAAGTTGGTGAACCCCTAGTGCTGCAGTGCGAGATATCAGATCCTAACGCTCAAGTTACTTGGTACAAGGATGGAATAAAACTACGTGAAGCAGCTGAGCAGGACATGCTGGCAGAGGGTTCCATAAGAACACTGGCTTTCCAGTCAGCGATGCCGTCCCATGCAGGGATTTACAGCTGCAAGACAACAGATGATGCAATGCAGTTTCATGTGGATGTTAAAG CTCCACTTCTGAAGTTTTCAGCTTTATCTGAGAGTGACCAGAAAAAGACCATCACAGCGGGCAGTCCCATTGCTCTACAATGTGAGTTGTCAGACCCCACTGGGCAAGTCAGTTGGTACAAGGATGGAACAAAGCTCCTACCTCACAATGGAGTAGACATCCAGTCAGAGGGAAATTTGAGGAGTCTAGTTGTGCCATCAGCAGAGCGGGCTCACACTGGTGTATACCGTTGTGAGTCAAAGGATGATGACATCCAGTTTGCTGTGGAAGTCAAAG CGCTACCTGTGAAGTTCCCAGTGCATCAAGAGACTGACAGGAACCAGTCTGTCCAAGAAGGCTCTCCCATTGTCCTCAGCTGTGAACTCGATTCTTGTGATTCCTCTGCTCATGTCGTCTGGTATAAGGATGGGACGAAGCTCCAACCACAAGACAATATGGAAATACAGTCTGATGGTCTAAGAAGGACACTACTCATCCATTCAGCAGAGAGCATCCATGGTGGCACCTATGAATGTTCAACATCAGATGACACCATCACATTTAAAGTGGATGTTAAAG CACCACCGGTAATGTTTGCCGATATCTCAGAGGAGGACCTTTTCAAGAGTGCTGTGGAACAGGAGCAGCTTGTTCTGTTGTGTGAAGTGTCAAGGGCTGATGGTGTTGTTCAGTGGTACAAAGATGGAACTGAAATGCAACCCAGCAATAATGTTACAATGCAAGCAGAGGGCACCAACAGGAGTCTGACAATACACTCAGCCCAACTGTCTGacacaggcacatacacatGTCGTGCAGGAGacaatgttttaatgttcaagGTTAACATAAGAG AACCTCCAGTGATGATAATCCACCCTAAGGAGGATGTCCATCTTGACCGTCATGTCCCTGAGGAAATTATTCTGAGCTGTGAACTGTCTCGTCCAAGTGGTGTCGTCAGCTGGTACAAAGACGGCCAAAAGCTGCAAGAGAGCGAAAACATCAAGCTCAAGATTGAGGGGCCTTATCGACGGCTGAAGATTCTTACTAGTGGAGTTGAGGATTCTGGAGAATATGTCTGTGATACAGCAGACAATTCAATATTCTTTCACCTTAATATTACAG AACCTCCCGTGCGGATTGTGTCCCCAAGTCAGTCCCAAATGGAACTGTGCCAGCAGACCTCAGAGCGGATGGTACTGAGCTGTGAGATCTCACGGCCCAATGCAGTGGTGCGCTGGTACCGAGATGGACTAGAGGTGGAGGAGAATGACAACCTTATCCTCGAGGTGGATGGTGTCTACAGAAGGCTCATTATACCTGAAACTACAGTCAAAGATTCGGCCGAATATGTCTGTGATACTGCAGATGACTCCATGACATTCTTTGTAAACATAGCAG AGCCTCCTGTTCGCTTCATACGTTCTAGGAAGGTGGCAAGTAAAGTAGAGAAAGTGGCTGGGCAGACCCTGGTTCTAGACTGTGAGGTTTCTAGATCAAATGCTGAGGTGACCTGGAAGAAGAATGGGGAAGAAGTAGAAGACTCCAGAAATATCACCATCCTTGAGGATGGTGTCATCCGTCAATTAACTGTTCACTCGCTGACAATGGAAGATGCTGGGCAATATGTCTGCGATGCAAAGGATGATGTGATGGATTTCCATGTAAAAGTGCAAG AGTTGCCTGTAAGAATTCTTGGAAAAACCgatgcaaaaacagaaaagcagttCTTAGTATCAGATGACATTATTCTAGTGTGTGAACTATCACGATCCAACGCCTCAGTCAGTTGGTACAAAGATAATCAGTTAATCGATGACACTGAGCGATACTGTAGTGAGGAGCAAGGCGTTTTCCGATCACTGGTTGTCCTAAATGCTGGGCTCGAAGATTCAGGAGAGTACACCTGTGATGCAGTGGATGATAAGATGGTCTTCTATATTACTGTCAAAG AGCCTCCGGTACAGATCATTGGAAACTCAGGCCATCCAGAGCACCACATCTTGGTAGCAGGAGATGACCTTATTTTGGAGTGTGAGGTGTCTCGGCCGAACTCCTCCGTTCAGTGGTTACGGAATGGCGAGATACTGAAACCAGACACTCGTATAAATATTGACAGCTATGATGTTGTGAGGAAGCTTGTTCTCTCTGGACTTCAGCCCTCAGACTCTGGAAAGTACATCTGTGATGCCATCGATGACAAACTGATAACAATCGTTGAGGTCCAAG AGCCACCAGTCAAGTTTGTGAACAAACAAGCAAATTCTAACATCTCATCGTGCGAGAATGAGAGTGTTACTCTGTGTGCAATTGTGAGCCGAGAAAGAGCTAATGTTCGCTGGCTGAAAGATGGCCAACTATTGAACAAGGACAACATTCACATCTCCAGTGAGGGTAATACCCACAAGCTCACCATTAATCCCCTGCAGCTGTCAGATTCTGGAGAATATGTCTGTGACGTAAACACAGATGAGATGTATTTCAGTCTTTTGGTCAAAG AAATGATGGCGAAATTTAGCAGACCACTGGAGAATATTGTGTCTCAGAAGGGCAGCAGCCTTACATTACGATGTGAGATCAACAAGCCCAAAGGAGATGTCCAGTGGCTGAAAGATGGAAAAGAGATCAGTCCAAGCCGTCGACACACAATACGGGCACAAGGTCGAGAGCGAAGTTTTACCATCCACCAAGTTGTGGATGATGATGCTGGAGAATATACCTGTGAATCCACAGATGACAGGACCTCCGCTACCGTCACTGTAGAAA CTCCCCGCGTTGTTGAGTTCATAGCGGAGCTTCGTAACATCACTGTCTGTGAGGGAGAAGATGCAGTATTTAAGTGTGTGGTTTCACCAGAGGACACCCAGTTTGTGTGGCGCTTAAATGGCAAACTGGTAGCTCTGAATGAGCGCACGGTCATTTCAAGCAACGGACTATGCCACATGCTCTGCATCCACAACTGCATGGTTTCAGATAGCGGCAGAGTGACAGCTGATGCAGAGGGGTTGGTATCAGAGGCAGAATTCCAGGTTCAAG AGCAACAGGTGTTGTTCACCAAGAAAATGACACCAGTTGTAGCTGAAGAGTTCAGTGAGGCAAGTCTAGAGGTGGAGGTGGGTCTGGATTCTGGTGAGGTGCAGTGGATGAGGCAAGGGTTGCTGATCCACCCTGGAGCCAAGTATACCCTGAAACACAAAGGCCGAAAGCATGGTCTCACCATCCACAAAGTGGCCATGTCTGACCGGGGCACCTACAGCTGTGAAACCCTCCATGACCGCACGCAAGCCCAACTCACAGTGGAAC CTCGAAAAATCACAATCAAGAGAGGACTGGCTGACATTAAAACCACCGAGAGAGAAACGGCATCTTTTGAGGTGGAGCTCTCCCATCCCAACGTCCCGGGCACTTGGATGAGAAACGGAATCCAGCTTAAGCCCACAAATCACTTCCGTATTAGTGCCAAAGGACAAGTCCACAGCCTCACTCTCTCTAACCTATCAGTAGAAGAAACTGGCACCTTTATGTTCTGTGTAGAGAATTTGAAGACGTCCGCAAGGCTTATTGTGAAGG AGCCCccagtgaacattttcagaaaactgGAAGACCAGAAATTCCCTGATGGGGCAGTAATCTCTCTTGAATGTGAGCTGTCAAGACACAACGTTGATGTTAAATGGATGAAG GATGGGGCTGAGCTCAAGCCAGGAAAAGACATGCGCATTTATGCAATGGGAAGGAAGCGGTTTCTTCAGATCATGAAATGCCATGTCAGCGATTCTGGGGTGTACTCCTGCGATGCTGGAGATGCTATTACATCATGCACTGTGGAGGTTTATG AGCGTGAGCTGCTGATCCTGCAGGGTCTCGAGGACCTGGACATCCAGGAAGACGAgaatgctgtgtttgtttgtgagatCTCAGTGGCGGATGCGCCCGGAGAATGGTACAAAAACGGGGAGAGGATCCATCCCACCAGCACTATCAAGATCCGCCAGGAAG GGACCAAACATTTTCTTCTAATGTGCAACTTGCGAGCAGAGGACTCTGGAGAGATCAAGTTTGTCGCCAGACATGTTGAATCAGTGGCTTATGTGGAAGTGGaag AGCTTCCTGTCAACATAGTGAAGCCTCTGCAGGATAAGACCGCCCTTGAGAAGAGCCGCGTGATCCTCGACTGCACCGTGTCCAACCCCAGATGTAGCATCCGCTGGTACAAAGGCTGCAACGTCATCCTGCCCTCCGAGCGCTTCGAGATCTGCAGCGAAGGCTGTTATCGTAAACTCATCATCCAGCAGGTGGTGCTGGAGGATGAGGGCACGTACAGTGTGCAGGTCGGAGAGTATACATGCTCTGCAAAACTGACAGTGGAGG CCCAGTCCCTGTTGATGGTCAGAGAGCTGAAGGACGTGGAAGTCATGGCCCCCGACGAGGCCTGCTTCGAATGTGAGGTCTCGGTCCCCGTCCTCAAAGCCCCAGTGTGGACTCTGAACGGGGAGCCCCTCCAGCCGAGCTCCCGGGTTCGCCTGGAGAAGATGGGCACAGTCCACAGGCTGACCCTCAGACAGACCTGCCCGGACATGAATGGAGCGGTGGAGTTCACCTCTGGGAAAGCAAAAAGCCGAGCCCAGCTCCGGGTACTGA GTGATCCATGA